A single Dehalococcoidia bacterium DNA region contains:
- a CDS encoding sortase gives MANVSKKRALPARVGMGLVITGGLLMLVVGGYYGLAAYAYTQLTGLSATSAPDAVERGLPEGWQTVEVSRLPGDSASETPKAGALAKDGKSALDGPAVDLYPAGVAAATASLVPSAEAARANAPARQAGGLRPVKLDDLPRTVGETPPARRIQIPSIGVDSKVVELNTVWNNGILEWETPKWAVGHHNGTANPGERNNMVLSGHISSPLLREGEVFKRLPEIPKLLDSGQIVDIIVFTDDTRFLYRVVRWELVKPEQLDVFARTEEPVVTLITCYPDYAYWDRLIITGRLVAMAPL, from the coding sequence ATGGCGAACGTGAGCAAAAAGAGGGCGCTGCCGGCCCGCGTCGGCATGGGCCTGGTAATCACTGGCGGGCTGCTCATGCTCGTTGTGGGCGGCTACTATGGACTCGCCGCCTACGCCTACACGCAACTCACGGGGCTGAGCGCCACGTCGGCGCCGGATGCCGTGGAGCGCGGCCTCCCGGAAGGCTGGCAGACGGTCGAAGTCAGCCGTCTTCCTGGAGACAGTGCTTCGGAAACGCCGAAGGCGGGCGCTCTGGCAAAGGACGGTAAGAGCGCACTCGACGGCCCCGCCGTTGACCTCTACCCTGCCGGTGTCGCTGCCGCCACCGCAAGCCTTGTGCCCTCCGCAGAGGCTGCGCGAGCCAACGCCCCGGCGCGGCAGGCCGGCGGACTGCGCCCGGTGAAGCTGGACGACCTGCCGCGAACCGTTGGCGAGACTCCACCGGCCCGGCGCATCCAGATCCCGTCTATCGGAGTGGACTCCAAGGTCGTGGAACTCAACACCGTATGGAATAACGGCATCCTGGAGTGGGAGACGCCCAAATGGGCGGTGGGCCATCACAACGGAACGGCCAACCCTGGAGAGCGGAACAATATGGTGCTGTCGGGCCACATCAGCAGCCCGCTGCTCCGGGAAGGCGAGGTCTTCAAGCGCTTGCCGGAAATCCCCAAGCTCCTGGACTCGGGGCAGATAGTGGACATCATCGTCTTCACCGACGACACCAGATTCTTGTACCGTGTGGTGAGATGGGAGCTGGTCAAACCGGAACAACTGGATGTGTTTGCTCGGACAGAGGAGCCTGTCGTCACTCTCATCACCTGTTATCCCGACTACGCCTATTGGGACAGGCTCATCATTACCGGCCGGCTCGTGGCGATGGCGCCACTATAG
- a CDS encoding ATP-binding protein encodes MLRSIRWKLALAFGLPTVVFLFLLGLYLTSVLESFHLERMRIDLVSQAIWIGQDFVPDILAQKRPQEIQTHINSQRTPNSDVTRILVIDADGVLLGSSWARDTQLVGKRMEELGVRDALAGQATSGAAHATQASGEALYAAVSVKDGGRVIGVLRLSYDLGHVDDVKRQLRLTIGAGTALAGVLLIGLSLWIAYTLVRPLRTVGQAARQVAQGHFGVRATVQSSDEVGQLADDFNHMSARLEEAEQARRHFLADVTHELRAPAGGIKAAAEALAAGGSEDPDVRPKLVQGIIREADRLNRLVEDLTQLVRFETGTMDFRPVETDVAMVARQVHQRFLPESQRRGIHLDVICEANPLMVRGDPDRLAQAVSNLVDNALKYTPSGGSVHIAAGTGPEATWLRVTDAGVGIPPEELPHVFDRSYRGRHSSTASRGGMGLGLAIARAIVETHGGIIAAESHIGRGSVFTIRLPPV; translated from the coding sequence ATGCTTAGAAGCATCCGCTGGAAGCTGGCCCTGGCCTTTGGACTGCCCACGGTGGTCTTCCTCTTCTTGCTGGGGCTGTACCTGACATCAGTCCTGGAGAGCTTTCATCTCGAACGCATGCGAATTGACCTGGTATCGCAGGCTATCTGGATAGGACAGGATTTCGTTCCCGATATCCTCGCGCAAAAGAGACCACAGGAGATCCAGACGCACATTAATAGCCAGCGGACCCCCAACAGCGATGTGACGCGTATTCTGGTCATTGACGCCGATGGTGTGCTGCTCGGCTCCTCCTGGGCGCGAGACACGCAGCTTGTGGGCAAGCGTATGGAGGAGCTCGGCGTCCGGGACGCGCTGGCCGGTCAGGCCACCAGCGGCGCCGCGCACGCCACGCAGGCGAGCGGCGAAGCACTCTACGCCGCCGTGTCTGTCAAGGACGGGGGGCGCGTGATAGGCGTCCTGCGCCTCTCCTACGATCTGGGACATGTGGACGACGTAAAACGGCAGCTACGCCTCACCATCGGCGCGGGGACGGCCCTTGCGGGAGTCCTTCTGATAGGGCTAAGCCTGTGGATAGCCTACACTCTGGTCCGGCCGCTACGGACAGTCGGGCAGGCCGCCCGGCAGGTCGCCCAGGGGCACTTTGGGGTGCGCGCGACGGTACAATCGTCAGATGAGGTGGGGCAGCTTGCTGACGACTTCAACCACATGAGCGCCCGCCTGGAGGAGGCCGAGCAGGCGCGGCGTCATTTTCTTGCTGACGTGACCCACGAGCTGCGGGCGCCCGCGGGGGGCATCAAGGCTGCGGCAGAGGCCCTGGCTGCGGGTGGAAGCGAAGACCCGGACGTCCGTCCCAAGCTGGTTCAAGGTATTATACGGGAGGCGGACCGCCTCAATCGGCTGGTGGAAGACCTGACGCAGCTTGTCCGCTTCGAGACGGGGACCATGGACTTCAGGCCCGTGGAGACGGATGTGGCGATGGTCGCCCGCCAGGTGCACCAGCGGTTCCTGCCCGAGTCCCAGCGCCGAGGCATCCACCTGGACGTGATCTGCGAGGCCAACCCGTTGATGGTGCGGGGAGACCCGGACCGTCTGGCCCAGGCCGTCTCCAACCTCGTGGACAACGCCCTCAAGTACACCCCCTCGGGAGGGAGCGTCCACATCGCGGCGGGCACGGGGCCGGAAGCCACGTGGCTCAGAGTCACGGACGCCGGAGTGGGCATTCCACCGGAGGAGCTGCCGCACGTCTTCGACCGCTCATACCGAGGCCGCCATTCCTCCACGGCGAGCAGAGGGGGCATGGGACTGGGACTGGCTATCGCACGGGCTATCGTGGAGACCCACGGAGGGATCATCGCAGCGGAGAGTCACATCGGGCGAGGCAGCGTGTTCACCATCCGTTTGCCCCCGGTGTAG
- a CDS encoding response regulator transcription factor: protein MRAKILLVDDDELLRASLRYQLEREGYHVMAAQTGAEGLEKARLALPDLVLLDIGLPDMDGREVCRILQQGTALPVIFLTARGDEIDRVSGLRLGADDYMVKPFSMAELIARIDTVLRRSRGRAPADTPSRIEAGDITLNVDARRALVRGRDVEMAPKEFDLLRILAAHPGRALKREFLLDAVWGQDFFGDTKTLDVHIRRLREKVETHPERPQRIVTVRGVGYMFVAAEPSHA from the coding sequence ATGAGAGCAAAAATCCTGTTGGTGGACGACGATGAGCTTCTCCGCGCGTCGCTGCGTTATCAGCTTGAGCGCGAGGGCTATCACGTCATGGCGGCGCAAACAGGCGCCGAGGGGCTGGAGAAGGCGCGTCTGGCTCTTCCTGATCTCGTCCTCCTGGATATCGGGCTGCCTGACATGGACGGCAGGGAGGTGTGCCGCATCCTCCAGCAGGGCACAGCCCTGCCCGTCATCTTCCTGACGGCGCGCGGCGACGAGATTGATCGGGTCAGCGGCCTGCGTCTGGGCGCCGACGACTACATGGTCAAGCCCTTCAGCATGGCGGAGCTCATCGCCCGGATAGACACCGTCCTGCGCAGGTCTCGCGGGCGCGCTCCTGCCGACACGCCCTCCCGCATCGAGGCGGGGGACATCACCCTGAACGTGGACGCGCGGCGGGCGCTTGTTCGCGGACGTGACGTGGAGATGGCCCCCAAAGAGTTCGACCTGCTACGCATCCTGGCCGCGCACCCCGGCCGGGCGCTGAAGCGCGAGTTTCTGTTGGACGCCGTCTGGGGCCAGGACTTCTTCGGCGATACCAAGACGCTGGACGTGCATATCCGACGCCTCCGCGAAAAAGTCGAGACCCACCCGGAGCGCCCTCAGCGCATCGTCACTGTCCGCGGGGTCGGATACATGTTCGTTGCGGCAGAACCCTCGCATGCTTAG
- a CDS encoding cupredoxin domain-containing protein produces MELLLVLAGVALGLTVAVVVWAACRSSRQSRPGTDGAQEVQILVRRGYVPNRVRVRRERPVRITFDRQENGECTEWVVFPGLGVASMLPAFRRTVLEFTPHTPGEFEFRCKLGACRGHLIVTA; encoded by the coding sequence GTGGAGCTGTTGCTGGTCCTGGCGGGAGTGGCGCTCGGGTTGACCGTGGCGGTCGTCGTGTGGGCGGCGTGCAGGTCTTCTCGGCAGTCCAGGCCGGGCACGGACGGGGCACAGGAGGTCCAGATTCTGGTGCGACGGGGCTACGTGCCCAATCGGGTGCGGGTGCGGCGTGAGAGGCCGGTCCGCATCACCTTTGACCGCCAGGAGAACGGCGAGTGCACGGAGTGGGTGGTCTTTCCAGGGCTGGGCGTCGCCTCCATGCTCCCGGCTTTCCGCAGAACGGTCCTGGAGTTTACGCCGCATACGCCGGGAGAGTTCGAGTTCCGGTGCAAGCTGGGGGCCTGCCGTGGTCACCTTATCGTGACAGCGTAG
- a CDS encoding heavy metal translocating P-type ATPase, which translates to MNVSVRTKKERVTIPVTGMTCASCVEHIETALKDVPGVASARVNLALERALVEYDPAVAGVSAMVKSIQETGYGVAATQAKFLVLGMMGSHCQTRIQQAVGETPGVLKVTVNLSADTAIVDYLPTVVSSGLVAKVIRELGYEVTEKTEGQDALDRERQAREQELARQRRNLFIAWPLGLLVMLGTFREYWILPAFVPAFLGDKWVLWALTTPVIFGPARQFFVNSFNGLKRGLTDMNLLYATGIGAAYLIAVINTVFPDAGFGGEKATFYESAVLLTGFVILGRYLEAVTRGRASEAIRRLMKLQPKRARVLRDGQEFDIKAEEVEVSDLLLVRPGESIPVDGVVAEGYSAVDESMITGESLPVEKKAGDKVIGGTMNKTGAFKFRATQVGKETALAQIIQLVENAQATKAPIQKLADMVAGHFILGVHILALGVFLFWFFAGYNLWFSPESRFILSPYTLTGLGVFGFSLLLSVTVLVISCPCAVGLATPSAMMAGSGKAAEHGILFKGADAIESLSKVQVAIFDKTGTLTVGRPSVTDVVAAGPSQNDVLRWAAIAEVNSEHPLGEAIIRGARDRTLPVPSPETFDSIPGHGVEARHEGRVILLGNRKLMRDRGVDIEPLLVEAERLENEGKTAMFVAHDGHAAGVVAVADTLKPTSAAAVAQLHRMGIEVAMITGDNLRTARAIARTVGIDRVLAEVLPQDKANEVRKLQAQGKKVAMVGDGVNDAPALAQSDAGIAIGSGTDVAKETGHVILIKDDILDVVAAIEVARATMRKVKENLFWAFAYNTASIPLGAGLLYPAFKLVVSPELAAFLMAISSLTVTLNTLLMRGFVPSIKRQRESERFAAPAEAAAVGGGNR; encoded by the coding sequence ATGAACGTCTCAGTGCGGACAAAGAAAGAGCGCGTCACCATCCCCGTGACGGGGATGACGTGCGCATCATGCGTGGAGCATATCGAGACGGCACTGAAGGACGTGCCAGGCGTGGCCTCGGCGCGGGTCAACCTGGCGCTGGAGCGCGCGCTGGTGGAGTATGACCCGGCGGTGGCCGGTGTCTCGGCCATGGTCAAGAGCATTCAGGAGACGGGCTACGGCGTCGCCGCCACCCAGGCGAAGTTCCTCGTGCTGGGCATGATGGGGTCCCATTGCCAGACGCGCATCCAGCAGGCCGTGGGCGAGACTCCCGGCGTCCTCAAGGTCACCGTTAACCTGAGCGCGGACACGGCCATTGTGGACTACCTTCCTACCGTCGTCTCCTCCGGCCTGGTCGCCAAGGTTATCCGCGAGCTGGGCTATGAGGTCACGGAGAAGACCGAGGGCCAAGACGCGCTGGACCGCGAGCGCCAGGCGCGGGAGCAAGAGCTTGCGCGGCAGCGGCGCAACCTGTTTATCGCTTGGCCTCTGGGCCTTCTGGTCATGCTGGGGACGTTTCGCGAGTACTGGATTCTGCCAGCATTCGTTCCCGCGTTCCTGGGCGACAAGTGGGTCCTCTGGGCCCTGACGACGCCGGTCATCTTTGGGCCGGCGCGTCAGTTCTTCGTCAACAGCTTCAACGGCCTCAAGCGCGGCCTGACGGACATGAACCTCCTGTACGCCACGGGCATCGGCGCAGCCTATCTCATTGCCGTCATCAACACCGTCTTCCCGGACGCTGGCTTCGGTGGAGAGAAGGCCACCTTCTACGAGTCAGCCGTGCTTCTGACCGGCTTCGTTATCCTGGGACGCTACCTGGAGGCCGTCACACGGGGCCGCGCCTCGGAGGCCATCCGTCGGCTGATGAAGCTCCAGCCGAAGAGGGCGCGGGTCCTGCGGGATGGACAGGAGTTCGACATCAAGGCGGAGGAGGTCGAGGTCAGCGACCTTCTGCTCGTCCGCCCTGGCGAAAGCATCCCCGTGGACGGCGTGGTCGCGGAAGGGTACTCCGCGGTGGACGAGTCCATGATCACCGGCGAGAGCCTGCCGGTGGAGAAGAAGGCCGGGGACAAGGTTATTGGCGGGACGATGAACAAGACGGGAGCGTTCAAGTTCCGGGCGACCCAGGTGGGCAAAGAGACCGCTCTCGCCCAGATTATCCAGCTCGTGGAGAACGCCCAGGCCACAAAGGCGCCCATCCAGAAGCTGGCCGACATGGTGGCGGGCCACTTCATCCTCGGGGTCCATATCCTGGCCCTGGGCGTCTTCCTGTTCTGGTTCTTCGCGGGCTATAACCTCTGGTTCAGCCCGGAGAGCCGGTTCATCCTGTCGCCCTACACGCTGACGGGCCTGGGAGTCTTCGGGTTCTCGCTGCTCCTCAGCGTGACGGTGCTGGTCATCTCCTGCCCCTGCGCCGTGGGGCTGGCGACTCCCAGCGCCATGATGGCCGGCTCCGGCAAGGCGGCTGAGCACGGCATATTGTTCAAAGGCGCGGACGCTATCGAAAGCCTCAGCAAGGTCCAGGTGGCCATCTTTGATAAGACAGGGACGCTGACCGTGGGCAGGCCGTCGGTGACGGACGTCGTGGCCGCAGGGCCTTCCCAGAATGACGTGCTGCGCTGGGCGGCGATCGCCGAGGTGAACTCGGAGCATCCGCTAGGCGAGGCCATCATCCGGGGCGCGCGCGACCGCACCCTGCCCGTGCCAAGTCCTGAAACGTTCGATTCCATCCCCGGCCACGGCGTGGAGGCGCGGCACGAGGGCAGGGTCATTCTTCTCGGCAACCGCAAGCTCATGCGGGACCGGGGCGTGGACATAGAGCCTCTGCTGGTGGAGGCGGAGCGCCTGGAGAACGAGGGCAAGACCGCCATGTTCGTGGCCCATGACGGCCATGCCGCCGGCGTGGTGGCGGTGGCGGACACGCTCAAGCCCACGTCCGCCGCGGCGGTGGCCCAACTCCACCGCATGGGCATTGAGGTGGCGATGATCACCGGCGACAACCTGCGCACGGCGCGGGCCATCGCCCGGACGGTGGGCATTGACCGCGTGCTGGCGGAAGTCCTGCCACAGGACAAGGCGAACGAGGTCCGCAAGCTGCAGGCGCAGGGCAAGAAGGTCGCGATGGTGGGCGACGGCGTCAACGACGCCCCAGCCCTGGCCCAGTCCGACGCGGGCATCGCCATCGGCAGCGGGACCGATGTGGCGAAGGAGACGGGCCACGTCATCCTCATCAAGGACGACATCCTGGATGTTGTCGCCGCCATCGAGGTGGCCCGAGCGACCATGCGCAAGGTGAAGGAGAACCTCTTCTGGGCCTTCGCTTACAACACGGCCAGCATCCCTCTCGGGGCGGGCTTGCTCTATCCGGCCTTCAAGCTCGTGGTGAGCCCGGAGCTGGCGGCTTTTCTGATGGCCATCAGCTCCCTCACCGTGACACTGAACACTCTGCTCATGAGAGGCTTCGTTCCCAGCATCAAGCGACAACGGGAGTCTGAGCGGTTCGCGGCCCCAGCCGAGGCAGCGGCTGTCGGAGGAGGGAACAGGTAG
- a CDS encoding DUF5676 family membrane protein yields the protein MLRPVVFANAVAAVSAIGSVACALLSLAAPGLLLSIAQGWAHTLDLTKIQRPGFTLGEALLGLVTFTIFMWIGGWLLATIYNRWSGATSTASTPPGGLRL from the coding sequence ATGCTACGCCCTGTCGTCTTCGCCAACGCGGTGGCTGCTGTGTCCGCGATTGGGTCTGTGGCCTGTGCGCTCCTATCGCTGGCTGCGCCGGGTCTTCTGCTGAGCATAGCCCAGGGGTGGGCCCACACCCTTGATCTGACAAAGATTCAAAGGCCCGGCTTCACGCTAGGGGAAGCCCTTCTGGGCCTGGTGACCTTCACCATATTCATGTGGATCGGCGGCTGGCTCCTGGCCACGATTTACAACCGGTGGAGTGGCGCAACGTCCACAGCGTCCACGCCCCCCGGCGGCCTCCGGCTCTGA
- a CDS encoding cation transporter: protein MAEAALQRRALSIQGMTCVSCIVHVDEALRSVEGVEAADVSIGRAVVHYDPARTAPEALEQAVQAAGYKVAPEGAAADRQSRGMPVLVGLSAALVLAGFYVVVIGLLSGDMAHGVNQVRDDLLLVAPLVAGFGVQAGLFIHTRRVMAARMSRAAPAAASGAGVGVSTATMVACCAHHASDVLPLLGIAGLATFALDYKTPLMLIGIAANIAGVGIMAWRLRRAAAACLKN from the coding sequence ATGGCTGAAGCCGCCCTCCAGAGACGCGCGCTCTCCATTCAGGGGATGACCTGCGTCTCTTGTATCGTGCATGTGGACGAAGCGCTGCGTTCCGTTGAGGGGGTGGAAGCGGCAGATGTGTCCATTGGCCGGGCGGTTGTCCACTATGACCCGGCCCGGACCGCACCGGAGGCGCTGGAGCAGGCGGTCCAGGCTGCGGGCTACAAAGTAGCCCCGGAGGGCGCGGCGGCGGACAGGCAATCCCGCGGTATGCCCGTCCTGGTGGGCCTGTCCGCCGCGCTGGTCCTCGCGGGGTTCTACGTCGTCGTCATCGGCCTTCTGTCCGGAGACATGGCGCATGGTGTCAATCAGGTGCGAGACGACCTCCTGCTCGTAGCGCCGCTGGTAGCGGGCTTCGGTGTCCAGGCGGGGCTGTTCATCCATACGCGCCGCGTCATGGCCGCGCGCATGAGCCGCGCGGCGCCGGCGGCGGCGAGCGGCGCGGGAGTCGGTGTCTCCACGGCCACCATGGTGGCGTGCTGCGCGCACCACGCCTCGGACGTGCTGCCGCTGCTGGGCATCGCGGGTCTCGCCACGTTCGCGCTGGACTACAAGACGCCCCTCATGCTGATAGGCATAGCGGCCAACATCGCGGGCGTAGGCATCATGGCATGGCGGCTCCGGCGCGCCGCAGCCGCCTGTCTCAAGAACTGA
- a CDS encoding iron-sulfur cluster biosynthesis family protein: MIEVTSQAAARLKGELEARGLTPYPLRIVAVRGPHGCIHGYTLAPERELGEGDRVVEESGVRFVVHQDMAPFLDGARIDWDGAHLTIDAPASPPPRHEGHCEDHHAA; the protein is encoded by the coding sequence ATGATTGAAGTGACCTCCCAGGCGGCTGCTCGTCTCAAGGGTGAGCTTGAAGCGCGTGGTCTGACGCCATATCCCCTGCGCATCGTGGCCGTGCGCGGGCCCCACGGATGCATTCATGGCTACACTCTGGCCCCCGAAAGAGAACTCGGAGAGGGCGACCGCGTCGTGGAAGAAAGCGGCGTTCGTTTCGTTGTCCACCAGGACATGGCCCCATTCCTGGACGGAGCGCGGATAGACTGGGATGGCGCGCACCTGACAATTGACGCTCCGGCGTCGCCGCCGCCGCGGCACGAAGGGCACTGCGAGGACCACCATGCCGCGTGA
- a CDS encoding cytochrome c biogenesis protein CcdA gives MLPNDILLPMVLASGLLDGVNPCAFAVMGFLLAFLFAVGQARLQVLRVGAAYIVGMYLTYFAIGLGILAALASLGAPHIVATVGAWLVIALGLVQLKDVLFPRLPFHLRMPAVAWEKTKGLMASVTLPSALALGGLVGLCTLPCSGGIYVAILSLLGSRTTYLEGVGYLALYNFMFVLPLIGILLAVGNRPVARSLAAWERRNTRAVHLVAGFAMVALGVGILVWTS, from the coding sequence GTGCTGCCAAACGACATCCTGTTGCCAATGGTCCTGGCGTCTGGGCTTCTGGACGGGGTCAACCCCTGCGCGTTCGCCGTGATGGGGTTCCTCCTGGCCTTCCTGTTCGCGGTGGGCCAGGCGCGGTTGCAGGTCCTTCGGGTGGGCGCGGCCTATATCGTGGGGATGTACCTGACCTACTTTGCCATCGGACTGGGCATCCTCGCCGCGCTGGCGTCGCTGGGAGCGCCGCATATCGTCGCCACAGTGGGCGCGTGGCTGGTGATAGCCCTGGGGCTTGTCCAGCTCAAGGACGTGCTGTTCCCGAGGCTGCCATTTCACCTGCGGATGCCCGCGGTGGCGTGGGAGAAGACAAAGGGTCTGATGGCAAGTGTGACCCTTCCCTCCGCGCTGGCGCTGGGAGGGCTGGTCGGCCTCTGCACTCTGCCGTGCTCCGGCGGCATCTATGTGGCTATCCTCTCCCTGCTGGGGTCTCGCACAACCTATCTCGAAGGCGTTGGCTATCTGGCGCTCTACAATTTCATGTTTGTCCTCCCACTCATAGGCATCCTTCTGGCTGTGGGAAACCGGCCCGTGGCGCGGAGCCTTGCCGCATGGGAACGACGGAACACCCGGGCGGTGCACCTGGTCGCGGGCTTTGCGATGGTCGCGTTGGGCGTTGGCATCCTGGTGTGGACTTCTTAG